One Rhodothermales bacterium genomic window carries:
- a CDS encoding sodium:solute symporter family protein, with protein sequence MHLASIDWTIIFAFFAVSLFVGLWFSRKAGDSTTDFFLSGRSMPWWLLGVSMVATTFSSDTPNLVTNLVRVDGVAGNWGWWAFLLTGMLTVFVYAKLWRRSQVMTDIEFYELRYSGKAAAFLRGFRALYLGLIFNVVVMGSVALAGIKFGEIILGWPGWLTLTVAGSITLAYSTVGGLRAVIITDFFQFIIAMFGSIAACVYLLGMEQVGGLSNLLQNPAVSDRLSLMPDFSNPEAWVPILLVPIAVQWWASYYPGAEPGGGGYIAQRIFSAKNEKHAMTATLFFNAAHYALRPWPWILIALASIVVFPTLTDLHAAFPNLPADKLGHDVAYPAMLTFLPPGLLGLVAASLIAAFMSTMSTQLNLGASYLVNDFYQRFIRPDATQRQLVWAGRIFTIVSTVLGLGLGLLLTDAGQAFSLLLLLGAGTGLIYILRWFWWRISAYTEIVAMISSMIIAGYLTFVHDRLGFLPMSGSAKVVVGALLTTIVWIVATYFTPHDDDATLRAFYRRIKPGGNGWDAVLERARLDGDPIPKETGQLPMEILGMLLGCIAVYGALFATGFFIYGEMTSSLIAGVVSIACIVGLVRIFPKLTFF encoded by the coding sequence ATGCATCTTGCCTCGATTGACTGGACGATCATCTTCGCCTTTTTCGCCGTGTCGCTTTTCGTGGGGCTCTGGTTCTCGCGCAAGGCCGGCGACAGCACGACCGACTTCTTCCTCTCGGGGCGCAGCATGCCCTGGTGGCTGCTGGGCGTCTCGATGGTCGCGACGACGTTTTCATCCGACACCCCGAACCTCGTCACCAACCTGGTGCGCGTCGACGGCGTCGCCGGCAACTGGGGCTGGTGGGCGTTTCTGCTGACGGGGATGCTGACCGTGTTCGTCTATGCCAAGCTGTGGCGCCGGTCGCAGGTGATGACGGACATCGAGTTTTACGAACTCCGGTACAGCGGGAAGGCGGCGGCGTTTTTGCGCGGATTCAGGGCGCTCTACCTCGGCCTTATTTTTAACGTGGTCGTGATGGGCTCCGTGGCGCTGGCCGGCATCAAGTTCGGCGAAATCATCCTCGGGTGGCCGGGCTGGCTGACGCTGACGGTGGCCGGCTCGATCACCCTCGCCTACAGCACGGTCGGCGGATTGCGGGCGGTCATTATCACGGACTTCTTCCAATTCATCATCGCGATGTTCGGCTCGATCGCCGCCTGCGTCTATCTGCTCGGGATGGAACAGGTCGGCGGCCTGAGCAACCTGCTGCAGAACCCCGCCGTCTCCGACCGCCTCAGCCTGATGCCCGATTTTTCGAACCCGGAGGCCTGGGTGCCCATCCTGCTCGTCCCCATCGCGGTGCAGTGGTGGGCTTCGTATTACCCGGGCGCCGAACCCGGCGGCGGCGGCTACATCGCCCAGCGCATCTTCTCGGCGAAGAACGAGAAACACGCCATGACGGCGACGCTGTTTTTTAATGCGGCCCACTACGCGCTGCGCCCGTGGCCGTGGATCCTGATCGCGCTCGCCTCGATCGTCGTGTTTCCGACGTTGACCGATCTGCATGCGGCCTTTCCGAATCTGCCGGCGGACAAGCTCGGCCATGACGTCGCGTACCCGGCTATGCTCACCTTCCTGCCGCCGGGGCTGCTCGGACTCGTCGCCGCGTCGCTGATCGCAGCGTTCATGTCGACGATGTCCACCCAGCTCAACCTGGGGGCATCGTACCTGGTCAACGACTTCTACCAGCGCTTCATCCGGCCCGACGCGACCCAGCGGCAACTCGTCTGGGCCGGCCGGATTTTCACCATCGTGTCCACCGTCCTCGGGCTCGGGCTGGGCCTGCTGTTGACCGACGCCGGCCAGGCTTTCTCGCTGCTGCTCCTGCTGGGCGCCGGCACGGGGCTCATCTACATCCTGCGCTGGTTCTGGTGGCGCATCAGCGCGTACACCGAGATCGTGGCGATGATTTCCTCGATGATCATCGCCGGCTATCTGACCTTCGTGCACGACCGGCTCGGCTTTTTGCCGATGTCGGGCTCGGCCAAGGTCGTCGTCGGCGCCCTGCTGACGACCATCGTGTGGATCGTGGCCACCTACTTCACGCCGCACGACGACGACGCGACCCTGCGCGCCTTTTACCGCCGCATCAAGCCGGGCGGCAACGGCTGGGATGCCGTGCTGGAACGCGCCCGGCTCGACGGCGACCCGATCCCGAAAGAAACCGGTCAGCTCCCGATGGAAATCCTGGGGATGCTGCTCGGCTGCATCGCAGTCTACGGGGCGCTCTTCGCCACCGGCTTTTTCATCTACGGCGAAATGACGTCGTCACTGATCGCCGGCGTGGTCAGCATCGCCTGCATCGTCGGCCTCGTCCGCATTTTCCCGAAGTTGACGTTTTTTTGA
- a CDS encoding serine hydrolase domain-containing protein, with protein MKFFAALLVAALAIPARAQESPLQGLDGYIEQARKAWQIPGLAVAIVKDDSVVFLQGFGVSDVRSGEAVDENTLFSLASNTKAFVALVIMQLVDQGKVDLDAPVITYLPDFQVADPYVTRELTIRDLLSHRTGVRPTNPWDLIDTAEEGIYSLRFALQSSSLRSTWEYNNDMYVVAGAVIEAVSGQSWERFVTDHILRPLGMHATKTNGRGLADSQGVAQAHGLIDDTLRVVAYRGYPAGGAAGGMRSSLLEMTRWVKALLDSTRVGQDRLVEPASFTELFHPQMLCCLPVMPLLVKQSLISLHMVLVGFCRITEGALLPCIQEVM; from the coding sequence ATGAAATTCTTCGCTGCGTTGCTAGTCGCTGCTCTCGCAATACCTGCCCGAGCGCAGGAATCTCCGCTTCAAGGATTGGATGGATATATTGAGCAGGCGCGGAAGGCCTGGCAGATTCCTGGTCTGGCGGTCGCCATTGTCAAAGATGATTCTGTGGTGTTTTTACAAGGGTTTGGCGTCAGCGATGTCCGATCAGGTGAAGCGGTCGACGAGAACACACTTTTCAGCCTGGCTTCGAATACGAAAGCCTTTGTAGCGCTGGTGATCATGCAGCTTGTTGATCAGGGCAAGGTCGATCTTGATGCGCCTGTCATAACGTATCTCCCCGACTTCCAGGTGGCAGATCCCTACGTCACCCGAGAGTTGACCATCCGTGATTTGTTGTCGCATCGCACAGGGGTAAGGCCGACAAATCCGTGGGATTTAATTGACACCGCTGAAGAGGGCATCTATAGCCTGCGATTTGCACTACAGTCTTCAAGCTTACGCTCGACGTGGGAATATAACAACGACATGTATGTAGTCGCCGGCGCCGTGATCGAGGCGGTTTCCGGGCAGTCATGGGAACGCTTTGTGACGGATCACATTCTCAGACCGTTGGGCATGCATGCCACGAAAACGAACGGCCGTGGATTGGCCGATAGCCAGGGGGTAGCACAGGCGCACGGCCTTATTGACGATACGTTGCGCGTGGTCGCATATCGTGGTTACCCCGCTGGTGGAGCAGCGGGCGGCATGCGTTCGAGTCTGCTTGAAATGACGCGCTGGGTTAAAGCTCTTCTGGATAGCACGCGTGTAGGCCAAGATCGATTGGTGGAGCCAGCGTCATTCACTGAGTTGTTTCACCCTCAAATGCTCTGTTGCCTCCCAGTAATGCCGCTACTCGTGAAGCAAAGCCTAATTTCACTGCATATGGTCTTGGTTGGTTTTTGCAGGATTACCGAGGGCGCTTTGTTGCCATGCATACAGGAAGTCATGTAG
- a CDS encoding molybdopterin cofactor-binding domain-containing protein encodes MNIDRRNFIRISTASTGGLLAGLYLPACTIPESKAANVSIAPSAFIQIDSNSTVTITIPNSEMGQGVRTSLAMVVAEELEADWTNVIVSQAPLGEQYGNQSTGGSGTIRYRWGELRKAGALVRELLIAAAAQTWGATPSQCRAEQGVITHTDGRALRYGELVNTAATLPVPEEAPLKSSDDFKIVGLATKGQDVPDIVTGRATYGLDVKIPGMRYAVIERCPVFGGTLANYDDKAALQIPGVLAIVEIPAGPTSVAEERLKGGWGTKPIATRIASGVAIIAEDTWAAMKGREALKVEWDTESVSDLSTDGIKQQMEAALSDSCPVVFNRGNIEGALKDSSSKIIADYEVPFLAHVTMEPMNCTAHVTDEGCRLWAPTQAPFLAAQAVADALDIPQSNIQINVTLMGGGFGRRIIPDFSVEAAIVSKAAGAPVKVVWTREDDIQHDFYRPMSLHHLEATLDNQGFPNAVLHRFAETDMNFSMYGQTGGVGLGYGDAPYHIPNYQVEFQPIAAQMPLGWWRAVMYPPATFARESFVDELAAVAGKDPLEYRLELLDRQNDENVGNSYSYSPGRGLAPMKAVLELAAEKADWGNPLPEGRVRGIACQATFGSYVAEIFEVSVTPENELKIHRVVAAVDCGRVINPNGAKAQIEGGIVDGISSALYGGIVLSEGRVSQGNFHDYSLLRINRAPESIEVHFIENEAEPMGLGEPALPPVAPALANAYFAATRKRIRSLPLML; translated from the coding sequence ATGAACATTGATCGGCGTAACTTCATTAGGATAAGTACAGCTTCTACCGGCGGTCTTTTGGCCGGACTATATCTGCCCGCGTGCACGATTCCGGAATCGAAGGCTGCGAATGTATCGATAGCTCCAAGTGCTTTTATACAGATTGATTCGAATAGTACGGTAACCATTACGATCCCCAATTCTGAAATGGGCCAGGGCGTTCGCACCTCGCTGGCCATGGTCGTCGCAGAGGAATTGGAAGCAGATTGGACGAATGTCATCGTCTCGCAAGCACCTCTGGGAGAACAGTATGGAAACCAGAGCACAGGCGGTAGCGGAACGATCCGCTACCGATGGGGAGAGTTGAGAAAGGCGGGAGCTTTGGTGCGCGAATTGCTGATAGCAGCCGCGGCCCAAACCTGGGGGGCGACGCCATCGCAGTGTCGTGCGGAGCAAGGCGTTATCACTCATACAGATGGCCGCGCATTACGCTACGGGGAGCTCGTTAATACAGCGGCCACATTACCGGTTCCCGAAGAAGCGCCCCTTAAGTCTTCCGATGATTTTAAGATCGTCGGTCTTGCTACAAAAGGGCAGGATGTCCCGGATATCGTGACCGGTAGGGCTACCTATGGACTGGATGTAAAGATTCCCGGTATGCGGTACGCCGTTATCGAGCGATGTCCAGTATTCGGTGGGACGTTGGCTAATTATGATGATAAGGCAGCTCTTCAGATTCCTGGTGTTCTTGCTATCGTTGAAATTCCAGCTGGCCCAACCTCCGTCGCTGAAGAGCGCCTTAAGGGGGGATGGGGAACGAAACCCATAGCAACTCGAATAGCGAGTGGCGTTGCGATCATTGCAGAGGATACCTGGGCCGCGATGAAAGGCCGCGAGGCATTGAAGGTAGAATGGGATACTGAGTCAGTAAGCGACTTGAGTACCGATGGAATCAAACAGCAGATGGAAGCGGCTTTGAGCGATTCATGTCCAGTTGTATTCAACCGGGGCAATATCGAGGGTGCTCTGAAAGATAGCTCCTCGAAAATAATCGCTGATTATGAAGTGCCATTCCTGGCTCATGTGACGATGGAGCCAATGAATTGCACAGCCCACGTGACAGACGAAGGATGTCGGCTTTGGGCTCCAACGCAAGCTCCTTTTTTAGCAGCACAGGCTGTAGCGGATGCACTGGATATTCCTCAATCAAACATCCAGATAAATGTAACCTTGATGGGCGGCGGCTTTGGCCGAAGAATCATACCAGACTTCTCTGTTGAAGCCGCGATTGTCTCGAAGGCAGCTGGAGCACCTGTCAAGGTGGTATGGACACGAGAGGACGATATACAGCACGACTTTTATCGGCCGATGAGCCTCCATCACCTGGAAGCGACGCTTGACAATCAGGGATTTCCCAATGCAGTGCTTCATCGATTTGCCGAAACTGACATGAACTTTTCGATGTACGGACAGACAGGAGGAGTTGGCCTGGGGTATGGGGATGCACCGTATCACATCCCCAATTATCAGGTAGAGTTCCAGCCCATTGCAGCACAAATGCCCCTGGGTTGGTGGCGTGCGGTCATGTATCCTCCAGCTACGTTTGCAAGGGAAAGTTTTGTTGATGAGCTAGCGGCCGTTGCAGGAAAAGATCCACTCGAATATCGCTTGGAATTGCTCGACAGGCAAAACGATGAGAACGTGGGTAATTCCTATAGCTATTCGCCAGGCAGGGGGCTGGCGCCCATGAAAGCGGTGCTTGAACTGGCCGCCGAAAAAGCTGACTGGGGAAATCCATTGCCAGAGGGCAGAGTGAGGGGGATTGCGTGTCAGGCCACCTTTGGTTCGTATGTAGCAGAAATTTTTGAAGTGTCGGTGACCCCTGAGAACGAACTAAAGATCCATCGGGTGGTTGCGGCTGTAGATTGCGGCAGGGTGATCAATCCTAATGGAGCAAAAGCACAGATTGAAGGGGGAATCGTTGATGGGATATCATCGGCGCTTTATGGAGGAATCGTGCTTTCTGAAGGACGAGTCTCCCAGGGTAACTTTCACGATTATTCTCTTCTTCGTATCAATAGAGCCCCAGAATCAATAGAAGTCCACTTCATCGAGAATGAGGCCGAACCGATGGGATTGGGCGAGCCTGCGTTGCCTCCAGTGGCTCCTGCTCTTGCAAACGCTTACTTTGCAGCCACAAGGAAGCGGATTCGCTCATTGCCATTGATGTTATAA
- a CDS encoding galactokinase family protein: MASWKDFTDGGDWQARLRQYGLSDRAAALHAGVFARLAGRMGDAPSAALFVPGRIEVLGKHTDYAGGDSLVCAVERGFCMLVAAVDTAAATIEDAARGEQIDLRASQPGSPAWGRYPSTVWNRLNTHVGPFASGVRILFESTLPADAGLSSSSALMVGTFLALSAVYGFERDARYRAVIATDLDRADFLGHIENGQTFRTLAGEQGVGTFGGSQDHAAICCSVAGAVSRFRYAPMARAGMASLPEDLTFVVALSGVEAQKTGAARAAYNEASARANRIAERWCAAHGQPWQRLRTIVESPGFSPAAMERLLEGDAPLARRFRHFWAEHGELVPAAFEAFVRHDWSVLGDVVDRSQALAESLLGNQVPETVALAQLARSHGALAASAFGAGFGGAVWALVPAHEATRFRTRWLDSYRAVFPERSQAGVFESRPGPPAGYMVEVP, translated from the coding sequence ATGGCAAGCTGGAAAGATTTTACAGATGGAGGCGACTGGCAGGCTCGATTGCGGCAATACGGCCTCTCCGATCGCGCCGCGGCGCTCCACGCCGGCGTCTTCGCACGCCTCGCCGGCCGCATGGGCGACGCGCCTTCGGCGGCGCTTTTTGTGCCGGGCCGGATCGAGGTGCTGGGCAAACATACCGACTATGCCGGGGGCGACAGCCTCGTCTGCGCCGTGGAGCGCGGCTTCTGCATGCTGGTCGCTGCCGTCGACACGGCCGCGGCGACCATCGAGGATGCCGCCCGTGGCGAGCAGATCGACCTGCGGGCCTCCCAACCGGGGTCGCCGGCATGGGGCCGCTACCCGTCGACGGTGTGGAATCGGTTAAACACGCATGTTGGGCCGTTCGCGTCGGGCGTCCGCATCCTGTTCGAGAGCACCCTGCCGGCGGATGCCGGCCTCAGCAGCTCGAGCGCGCTGATGGTCGGGACGTTTCTCGCCCTTAGCGCTGTCTACGGATTCGAACGCGATGCGCGGTACCGCGCGGTCATCGCGACCGACCTGGACAGGGCGGATTTCCTGGGGCACATCGAGAACGGACAGACCTTCCGGACGCTGGCCGGCGAACAGGGGGTAGGGACGTTCGGCGGCAGCCAGGATCACGCGGCGATCTGTTGCAGCGTGGCCGGAGCCGTCAGCCGGTTCCGCTACGCGCCGATGGCGCGGGCCGGCATGGCGTCGCTGCCGGAGGACCTCACGTTCGTCGTGGCGCTGTCGGGTGTCGAGGCGCAGAAAACCGGCGCCGCGCGGGCGGCCTACAACGAGGCCAGCGCCAGGGCGAACCGGATCGCCGAGCGCTGGTGCGCGGCGCACGGCCAGCCGTGGCAGCGGCTTCGGACGATCGTGGAGTCGCCGGGCTTTTCGCCTGCGGCCATGGAGCGGTTGCTTGAGGGCGACGCGCCGCTGGCACGGCGTTTCCGTCATTTCTGGGCCGAGCACGGCGAGCTGGTGCCGGCGGCGTTCGAGGCGTTTGTGCGGCACGATTGGTCCGTGCTGGGCGACGTGGTGGACCGGTCCCAGGCCCTGGCGGAATCGCTGCTCGGGAATCAGGTGCCCGAGACCGTGGCGCTGGCGCAGCTGGCTCGCTCGCACGGGGCCCTGGCGGCGTCGGCGTTCGGGGCCGGCTTCGGCGGAGCCGTATGGGCGCTGGTGCCGGCGCACGAGGCGACCCGCTTCCGTACGCGGTGGCTGGACAGCTATCGCGCGGTTTTTCCGGAGAGGAGCCAGGCCGGCGTGTTCGAATCGCGACCCGGTCCGCCGGCGGGGTACATGGTTGAGGTCCCGTAA
- a CDS encoding flagellin, with the protein MEMTLASATTQRAALELAKNQQDQSAALLRMSTAQKINSAAEDAVNLALSTGFRAQIATLDQSAANTYDAISYSETAGSTLDGAADLLMRAEELSVRAANDTLGEDERALINSELETIKGSLNDLAAQAGPGGRAPFGNAFSVYTGQDLETLSLDGIDAESLGIDGIGAGSASEAAASLGALDNALNSVLQEHGKVSTFAGSMAIRSEQLGRQSIDTRAALSRVADADFAKEASNLAISSIKADASMTAMVHTQRTMQSFFQSLFG; encoded by the coding sequence ATGGAGATGACCCTGGCCAGCGCCACGACGCAGCGGGCCGCCCTGGAGCTGGCGAAGAACCAGCAGGACCAGTCCGCCGCCTTGCTTCGCATGTCGACCGCGCAAAAGATAAACAGCGCGGCGGAAGATGCGGTAAACCTGGCGCTGTCGACCGGTTTTCGCGCGCAGATCGCGACCCTCGATCAATCCGCCGCCAATACGTACGACGCCATCAGCTACTCCGAGACGGCCGGAAGCACCCTCGACGGGGCGGCCGACCTCCTGATGCGCGCCGAAGAGCTTTCGGTCCGCGCCGCCAACGATACCCTCGGCGAAGACGAACGCGCCCTGATCAACAGCGAGCTGGAGACCATCAAGGGCTCGCTGAACGACCTCGCCGCACAGGCCGGCCCCGGCGGTCGCGCCCCATTCGGCAACGCCTTCTCGGTCTATACCGGGCAGGACCTCGAGACCCTCAGCCTGGATGGCATCGACGCCGAGTCGCTCGGGATCGACGGCATCGGCGCAGGCAGTGCCTCCGAAGCAGCGGCATCGCTCGGCGCGCTGGATAACGCCCTGAACAGCGTCCTCCAGGAGCACGGCAAGGTGTCGACCTTCGCCGGCAGCATGGCGATCCGATCTGAGCAGCTCGGCCGGCAGTCGATCGACACCCGCGCGGCTCTCTCGCGCGTGGCCGACGCGGATTTCGCGAAGGAAGCGTCCAACCTGGCGATTTCGTCGATCAAGGCGGACGCCAGCATGACGGCCATGGTCCACACCCAGCGCACGATGCAGTCCTTTTTCCAGAGCCTGTTCGGCTGA